From Saccharomyces kudriavzevii IFO 1802 strain IFO1802 genome assembly, chromosome: 11:
GCTAAATTCGATAGAGCTGCCCAATTGCATTTAGGATTTCAGGCATTACATCAATTTACCGTTAGACATAGCGGCCTGCTGCCAAGAACAATGAATAGCGAAGACGCCAAAGAGTTGATCAAATTGGTCACAGATTTATCCGTTCAACAACCACAGGTGCTGGGCGAAGGTGCAGAGGTTAATGAAGACTTAATCAAAGAACTTTCCTATCAAGCAAGGGGTGACATTCCTGGTGTTGTAGCGTTCTTCGGTGGTCTTGTCGCACAAGAAGTACTAAAAGCCTGTTCTGGTAAATTTACTCCATTGAAGCAAATCATGTATTTCGATTCCTTAGAGTCGTTGCCAGATTCCAACGATTTCccaagaaatgaaaagacCACACGGCCAATAAACTCTCGTTACGATAACCAAATCGCCGTGTTTGGTTTGGagttccaaaagaaaatagctAACTCAAAAGTTTTCCTTGTTGGATCCGGTGCTATTGGTTGCGAgatgttgaaaaactggGCGCTTTTAGGGCTAGGTTCTGGTTCAGATGGTTATATTGTCGTTACGGATAACGATTCGATTGAAAAATCTAATTTGAACCGTCAGTTCTTATTCAGACCAAAGGATGTTGGGAAGAACAAATCTGAAGTGGCTGCAGAGGCTGTCTGTATCATGAATCCTGACTTAAAGGGCAAAATAAATGCTAAGATCGATAAGGTCGGCCCCgaaactgaagaaatatTCAACGATTCGTTTTGGGGAAGTCTAGATTTTGTTACTAATGCTCTAGATAACGTCGACGCAAGGACATACGTGGACCGTCGTTGTGTCTTTTATAGAAAACCGCTACTGGAATCTGGTACTCTGGGTACCAAAGGTAATACTCAAGTTATTATTCCAAGACTTACTGAATCATATTCTTCCTCTAGGGACCCCCCAGAAAAGTCTATTCCATTGTGTACTCTGCGCTCTTTTCCTAATAAGATTGATCATACTATTGCCTGGGCTAAATCTCTGTTCCAAGGTTACTTTGCTGATTCCGCTGAAAACGTTAATATGTACTTGACCCAATCAAATTTTGTCGAGCAAACGTTGAAGCAAAGTGGTGATGTAAAAGGGATCCTTGAATCTATTTCAGAATCTTTGTCCAACAGGCCATACAATTTCGAAGATTGTATCAAGTGGGCAAGATtggaatttgaaaagaaatttaacCACGATATCAAGCAGTTATTATTCAACTTCCCGAAGGACGCCAAGACTTCTAACGGTGAACCATTTTGGTCCGGTGCCAAGCGTGCTCCAACACCATTAGAGTTTAATATTTATAATACTGATCATTTCCACTTTGTCGTAGCAGGCGCCAAATTGCGTGCATTCAACTATGGTCTGAAAAGTGATGACTACGATTCTGAACCAAATGTGGATGAATACAAGCTTGTCATCGATCACATGATTATTTCAGAGTTCACTCCAAATGCAAACCTGAAAATTCAAGTTAGCGATGACGATCCAGATCCAAATGCCAATGCTATGAATGGTtctgatgaaattgatcaaTTGGCATCGTCTCTACCAGATCCTTCCACTTTGGCTGGCTTTAAACTAGAACCTGtcgattttgaaaaggatgATGACACCAATCATCATATTGAATTCATAACTGCATGTTCTAATTGTAGAGCTCAAAACTACTTCATTGAAACTGCCGACCGCCAAAAGACTAAATTTATCGCTGGCCGTATCATTCCTGCCATCGCAACGACTACTTGCTTAGTTACTGGCTTAGTTAATTTGGAGTTATATAAATTGGTGGATAACAAGACGGACATTGAACAATATAGAAATGGCTTTGTTAATCTAGCGTTGCCATTTTTCGGTTTCTCGGAGCCAATTGCCTCACCAAAGGGAGAATATAACAATAAGACGTACGATAAAATTTGGGATAGGTTTGATATAAAAGGAGATATCAAATTAAGTCAGTTAATCGAACATTTTGAGAAAGATGAGGGTTTAGAGATTACGATGCTTTCGTATGGCGTTTCTCTGCTTTATGCATCATTTTTCccacaaaaaaaactgaaagaaAGATTAAATTTACCAATTACTCAATTAGTTAAATTGGTGACTAAAAAAGATATCCCAGCGCATGTATCAACAATGATCCTAGAAATCTGCGCAGATGATAAGGAGGGTGAAGATGTTGAAGTCCCATTTATCACCATTCATCTTTGAGTAACTCAACTCTGCCTGaccaaaacaaaataaaatataaaaaatatcaactaCACAATACTACATGTTATCTATATATGTATGACTTTACAcaaccttttctttagtgaaaaagaataattattattagaaatttttttcacactGTCTTCAAGCCTAAGTAAGCCTTGtccttttttatatttactTGCGTTCAACTACTTCTGCCGGAGAAATAATTCGAAATAATTCTTTATGATCATTATATAAAGTATCAAAGCTTCCCTCCTCAACTATTTTgccatctttgaaaacgaCGACTGAGGAACAACACCTCATCATCTCTTCGTTATGCGTTATAACCATAGTCAATAGAGCGGGTGGTCCCTTTTTAACAATATCATTAATAATACGGGAACTGACGGAATCCAAGGCTGAGGTGCATTCATCTAAGATCAGAATTTTCGATTTTCTTAGTAGCGCTCTGGCTATGCAAAGTCTTTGGGCTTGTCCACCTGACAATAGATTCGTATCAATACGTGTATCCAAACTCTGAGGCAGCGAAGCTACAAAGTCATAGATTCCCACATATTTCAATGCGTCATACAATTCAAAATCAGGCATTTGGCCAAGACAACCGTAGGTCAGGTTGTCTCTAATGGAACCATCGAATAAAGATGGCTTTTGCTCAACAACTGAGATTTCTCTTCTTAGACTTGTCAAATTCCAGTCATTTACGTCTGTGCCGTCTATCTCGATACATCCTACTTTACAAGCATAAAGCCCGGTTAATAGAAGAACTAGCGTAGACTTTCCTGAACCTGACTCACCCACAATACCCACTGTCTGTCCACAAAACATGTTAAGATCCATGCGTTTATAAATAGAGATATTAGGCGCGGATGGGTATGCAAATGTCAGATTTTGTATCGAAACGATAGGCTTATTCGAGTTACCATAATACGTACCGCCACTTATGCCTAGTACTCTTCCGTTATTGTCTTCAATCTCTAGAGTACACTCGGCTTCATCGAGAATTCTGTAAATCCAACTGGCAGCACGTTGGCCTCGACTGATATCAGGAATTTGGCCCACTAAAGTAGTGCACGACATAATAGTGAACAATAACAAAGTGAAGGTTGcaaacattttctttgaagtaTACTCATGAACCATGACCAGCTTTAATCCATAGTAATAAAGAATAGCCTGAATACACATAGCAATCATGTTTGTCATAGATACACCGAACCCTGTGGCAATGGCACGTTTAGAAGCAATCCCCTCCATTTTAGTCTTCATATCATGGTACGTTAATTGGAAATGAAACTCAGCCTGTAAACACTTGATGGTTTTGATACTAGTGACAATTTGATACAAGCAATTTTCTAATTGAGCGACCGATGACTTGTAATCGGTTTCATATGTCTGCAAACTGCTGCCATAAATGACTGAGAAGATTATTATCAATGGGAACATTGATATACAGACTAAACTTAACTTCCAACCTGATATCAATGCCCATACTAGCCCTATAGTTGACACAGTAATAAAGCTAGTCATTGCACTCAGAAATTCTGAGACCAAAGACCTCAAATCTCTCAAATCATTCATAACTAGTGCAGAAATTTCAGCTGCCTTGTTGTTCTCACCAGAAAACCAGTTTATATTCTTTCTCGTTACTTTTTCCATGATTTCGTTCCTAAGGTCCATAATCCAATATTCACTACAATAGCCTAATAGAAATCCTTTGGCGAAATTAAAAATACCATCTGCTGCAGCGACACCAAGAACAACAAATGACCATTTCGCTAAGTAAAATGAAGAACTAGTATTTCCATCCGTGGATGGAACAATACCTTCTAGCAAGAAACTGAACGTGTACGAAAAAACGGGATTTGTGGCGCCTGCAATAAGAGAGCATAGCAACCCTAAgataagaatttttttgtatctGATGCTTTTGatcattgttttcattatGTGAGAAACGCTCAAGATTTGCGGGCCATTTGCGTTTTCGATATCATTCTGTTGTTTTACTGCATATTCATGGTTATCATCCCCGAttcttattcttcttgtctTGTTGTTCGATCTCCGCAGATGAACTGTTTCATAGAAGGATAGGCGATCAGCTTCATCATATCCTAGATTGTTTAGGCCTGATTCAAATTTTGGAGTTTTCAATTGAGAGTTAAAACTTTCCATGGTGGATAtggatttttcttcagtctTTGTATTTACAACAGTTTTTGCATCAAAATAGTCTTCCTGTAGATGGTACCATTTACTAAATGTGGTGGTAGAATCCACTAATAATTCCGACTGGATACCGCTTTCAATGACTTTACCGTCTTGCATTAGATACAAATAATCATCAGCTTCAATTTGGCTCAATTGATGTGTCAATATAATTGTAGTCTTTCCTTTCCTCCAATGTCGAATCGCTTTCATAAGTAAATTGCGATGAACTATATCCAAAGCAGAGATAGCTTCGTCCAGGAATAATATTGGAGTGTCCCTGATGAATGCACGTGCTATAGCAACCCTTTGCTGTTGGCCACCACTTAGTGTAATCCCTCCACTCCCGATTATTGTTTCTAGTCCATCAGGGAGATCTAAAATAAGCCTATCCAGAAGGGCCATTCTGCAGGCTTCCTTGATTAAATTGTTATTGTCGATAGTGTTAGAATCGGCGTTTCTTATCGAACCTGTCGAACCTAAAAGAATATTGTTTTTAAGGGTATTATTAAATAAAGTACAACGCTGTTCTACAACGGTGATATTCTCAATTAACGATTTTTGTGGGATTGTTTGAATATTGCGGCCGTTGATAGATATTGATCCATCATAGCCATcgtaaaatttcaataataGATTAGATATTGTAGATTTACCAGAGCCTGATTTACCAACTATAAAGGTGAACTGACCTCCAGGAAATTTTATACCAGCGTTCTGCAAAATAGTTTCAGTAGGTCTACTTGGATATGCAAAcgaaacattttcaaaaaccaaATCACCAGTTGCGTAGTCTATTAGAGGTTGGTAAAGTTCTATAGTATTCGAAGTATTTCGTTTAGGTCCGTTTTCTAATAAAGTCATGATTTTCTCTAGAGCTACTTCAcccttttgaagaactaCTATTTGATGTAGGGTATTATTTAAGGTGGTGCCTAACATAATACAGGAGTGGAAGCAAGTAATGACATCATTAATATTCAATCTGCCCTTTCTGATCATGGTTGAGCCAAACCAAAATCCTTGTACAAACATAGTCAGCGTTAAAAACCGTAGCACCCCAGCATTTGCAGCTAAATAGAAGCAACTCTTAATAAAGAAAGTGTTACAATTTGAAACAatctcttcaaattttttcctttccaaAGGCTGGGTACAATACAATCTCACCAACTGAGCGGCATTCATTGACCATGTAAGCAACTGGGCCGCTTTACCTGTTTCGGTATTCTCCTTCTTTGTATATATGTGGATCATTCTGCAAAATGCTACTGCAAAAAGAGCAATTATGGGGGAACTACATAGGATGATCAAAGTCAATGACCAGGAATAAAAGAATGACGTCCCTATAAGCGCGCATATGGCAACGAGATTCTGAAAAGTTATGGCAGATGCCTCCGCTGAACTTGATCTTAGCTCTTCCACGCACCTGTTTATTTGAGTAAAATCTCCTAGTAATGTTTCGTTAGCATCATACCATTCGATGggctttttctttaaatatGCCTCCAGTAACATCGACCGTATTCTAAAGCCCTGTCTCTCGCCAATGTGCATCCAGGATGTTAATGAAAGCCACATAACGGGCGCAGAAGCAACCCCGAGTGCCATTACCGCCATTGACCTTTGTAGCAGCTGCCGGTATAAATCATGATGAGATCCACTAAGCACAAAGACTGATAGTAGATCAAACACTCTGCCTGTTAAAATAGAAGTGACTGCCGGCACCAGGCCCGTCGCCACGGTACTTATCAACATCATCAATAATAGCTTGTAGTCCTTACATACGCTCAAGTTCTGGAAGATGTGATAGCGTCTTGTATTCCTAAAATTTCGAAGAAAGTTCATTCTATGCTCTCTTTCTTATTTGAAACTTTTAGGCTACCTACAGcctctttgaaaagaaaggcaGCATAAATCACTATGCTTACGTCCCGGTTTATAAACTCGAACATTCAAATGTTTCATGGCGATGTAGCAGCAATCTCATATTTGAAACATCTGTCAATACGCAATGAGCCGTGTAAATTTCCTAATTAGGTAATTACATGATAAAAAaccaaacaaaaaacttttttcgATGAAGACATAcatgtaaacaaaaaattgagGAGTACCAGAGTAAACACAGAAAAGGTACAACGACTTATCTGCCGGTGTGGTCAATCGCTCTTCTATCACAATGAGAAAAATAGGAGAGCTTAAGGTGATCTTTGACTCtaacaaaaagagaaaaaaataaaattaacTGCCCTCTGTGGGAATTGAACCCACGATCCCCGCATTACGAGTGCGATGCCTTACCACTTGGCCAAAAGGGCTGAGTAATTTTTATAGGAGGAGATTTTGTTCTTAAGGTATTATGTAGAGATTTTGATTACTCTGAATCATATATGCAAAGCGAGCTCCTTGAGATTGACAGCACTTCCTTATAAACTTCAGTGACAGTATTTAGGTATACTCAAGCGACAAGGCATTTCATGCCCACTCGAAAAGATCCAAGAATGTATGACGGTCAAGTGTGAtcatacatatatatgttaATTTCgtttttccagtttttcttcaagtctATTTTATCTATTTTGTCTTTCTGATGCATCATAGTCTTATTGTGCTTTAGagtgaaaaagaacaaaagaggaaagaggACATACTGAGAGCGCAAGTATGGTAAGCTACGGAACGTGTAGCAGCGAAGTTTTGAAAGCCCTAAAGACGCCCAAGTTTGTACTGAAATATGGCAAAGTAACGAGCGGACAACGCTTTAAACTCAAGTGCAagataaaggaaaaactaTGTGAGAACAAATACCAGGAGTACTTGAATGAATACAACACCTTTTTGCTTTACGATTGGGAAAGCAGCGGTGCTGTTTCCACGACGGATTCCTCCTACAGTCTGCCCTATTTATGGAAGGAGTTCATAAGAGAGGCCGTAGTTAAGGGTGCTATAAACGACAAGTTTCCGACTGTCTtcatgaagaaaaggctaAGAAACTTCGCCATGGGCCGGTGCCTGGGACTGGAATTCCTCACAG
This genomic window contains:
- the UBA1 gene encoding E1 ubiquitin-activating protein UBA1 (similar to Saccharomyces cerevisiae UBA1 (YKL210W); ancestral locus Anc_1.528), which gives rise to MSSKDSGVPAAAGEIDESLYSRQLYVLGKEAMLKMQTSNVLILGLKGLGVEIAKNVVLAGVKSMTVFDPEPVQLADLSTQFFLTEKDVGQKRGEVTRAKLAELNAYVPVNVLDSLDDVTQLSQFQVVVATDTVSLEDKVKINEFCHSSDIKFISSETRGLFGNVFVDLGDEFTVLDPTGEEPRSGMISDIEPDGTVTMLDDNRHGLEDGNFVRFSEVEGLEKLNDGTLFKVEVLGPFAFRIGSVKEFGEYKKGGIFTEVKVPRKISFKTLKQQLSSPEFVFADFAKFDRAAQLHLGFQALHQFTVRHSGLLPRTMNSEDAKELIKLVTDLSVQQPQVLGEGAEVNEDLIKELSYQARGDIPGVVAFFGGLVAQEVLKACSGKFTPLKQIMYFDSLESLPDSNDFPRNEKTTRPINSRYDNQIAVFGLEFQKKIANSKVFLVGSGAIGCEMLKNWALLGLGSGSDGYIVVTDNDSIEKSNLNRQFLFRPKDVGKNKSEVAAEAVCIMNPDLKGKINAKIDKVGPETEEIFNDSFWGSLDFVTNALDNVDARTYVDRRCVFYRKPLLESGTLGTKGNTQVIIPRLTESYSSSRDPPEKSIPLCTLRSFPNKIDHTIAWAKSLFQGYFADSAENVNMYLTQSNFVEQTLKQSGDVKGILESISESLSNRPYNFEDCIKWARLEFEKKFNHDIKQLLFNFPKDAKTSNGEPFWSGAKRAPTPLEFNIYNTDHFHFVVAGAKLRAFNYGLKSDDYDSEPNVDEYKLVIDHMIISEFTPNANLKIQVSDDDPDPNANAMNGSDEIDQLASSLPDPSTLAGFKLEPVDFEKDDDTNHHIEFITACSNCRAQNYFIETADRQKTKFIAGRIIPAIATTTCLVTGLVNLELYKLVDNKTDIEQYRNGFVNLALPFFGFSEPIASPKGEYNNKTYDKIWDRFDIKGDIKLSQLIEHFEKDEGLEITMLSYGVSLLYASFFPQKKLKERLNLPITQLVKLVTKKDIPAHVSTMILEICADDKEGEDVEVPFITIHL
- the STE6 gene encoding ATP-binding cassette a-factor transporter STE6 (similar to Saccharomyces cerevisiae STE6 (YKL209C); ancestral locus Anc_1.527); its protein translation is MNFLRNFRNTRRYHIFQNLSVCKDYKLLLMMLISTVATGLVPAVTSILTGRVFDLLSVFVLSGSHHDLYRQLLQRSMAVMALGVASAPVMWLSLTSWMHIGERQGFRIRSMLLEAYLKKKPIEWYDANETLLGDFTQINRCVEELRSSSAEASAITFQNLVAICALIGTSFFYSWSLTLIILCSSPIIALFAVAFCRMIHIYTKKENTETGKAAQLLTWSMNAAQLVRLYCTQPLERKKFEEIVSNCNTFFIKSCFYLAANAGVLRFLTLTMFVQGFWFGSTMIRKGRLNINDVITCFHSCIMLGTTLNNTLHQIVVLQKGEVALEKIMTLLENGPKRNTSNTIELYQPLIDYATGDLVFENVSFAYPSRPTETILQNAGIKFPGGQFTFIVGKSGSGKSTISNLLLKFYDGYDGSISINGRNIQTIPQKSLIENITVVEQRCTLFNNTLKNNILLGSTGSIRNADSNTIDNNNLIKEACRMALLDRLILDLPDGLETIIGSGGITLSGGQQQRVAIARAFIRDTPILFLDEAISALDIVHRNLLMKAIRHWRKGKTTIILTHQLSQIEADDYLYLMQDGKVIESGIQSELLVDSTTTFSKWYHLQEDYFDAKTVVNTKTEEKSISTMESFNSQLKTPKFESGLNNLGYDEADRLSFYETVHLRRSNNKTRRIRIGDDNHEYAVKQQNDIENANGPQILSVSHIMKTMIKSIRYKKILILGLLCSLIAGATNPVFSYTFSFLLEGIVPSTDGNTSSSFYLAKWSFVVLGVAAADGIFNFAKGFLLGYCSEYWIMDLRNEIMEKVTRKNINWFSGENNKAAEISALVMNDLRDLRSLVSEFLSAMTSFITVSTIGLVWALISGWKLSLVCISMFPLIIIFSVIYGSSLQTYETDYKSSVAQLENCLYQIVTSIKTIKCLQAEFHFQLTYHDMKTKMEGIASKRAIATGFGVSMTNMIAMCIQAILYYYGLKLVMVHEYTSKKMFATFTLLLFTIMSCTTLVGQIPDISRGQRAASWIYRILDEAECTLEIEDNNGRVLGISGGTYYGNSNKPIVSIQNLTFAYPSAPNISIYKRMDLNMFCGQTVGIVGESGSGKSTLVLLLTGLYACKVGCIEIDGTDVNDWNLTSLRREISVVEQKPSLFDGSIRDNLTYGCLGQMPDFELYDALKYVGIYDFVASLPQSLDTRIDTNLLSGGQAQRLCIARALLRKSKILILDECTSALDSVSSRIINDIVKKGPPALLTMVITHNEEMMRCCSSVVVFKDGKIVEEGSFDTLYNDHKELFRIISPAEVVERK